A stretch of DNA from Corvus cornix cornix isolate S_Up_H32 chromosome 13, ASM73873v5, whole genome shotgun sequence:
GTGCATTTTAGCAGGATGAGGAAAAGCCCCCACAATGGGACATCATCCCGGCACCATAGCTGGCTTTGCTGGCAGATCTTTAGCACGGAAATATGGATCTCACCCCATAAAGGCTATCTGTAAATGGTcttttgaaaaagctttttattgcAGGGAGAAGCGCCCAGGGGCATCCAGAGCTCTGGGAGAACAAGGCCCACCCACAAGGCACCAACTGGCACGGCAAGAGCAGGAATGGAGGCCCAGCTATTTTTGCAGAGAATGAAGTCTGTTACAAACACACCCTTACAGAGAAAGCCTCGTCTTTTCTCTGACAAATCCCTGAAATCACAGCCTGCCTGTGGGTACCACGGGTGTGAATGCAGCCCGTAAATGAAGCCACCGTTAACTGCACTGCTGCACAATTcgctggctgcagcacagcacacgCAGGGGCAAACGGGCAGCAAAgccaagcaaaaataaactcagATATCCAGATTTCAGCTgatggcagagctctgctgaagcAACACCACCAGAAGCTggcagaaaacatttctctatGCAGTCATCCAGGAACAGACACAGCAGAAGGTGTGGAAATACCATGGACTGACACACCTGGGTGGGTTGTCAGGGCAGGAATCCTCGGCAgcaactctgtgtgtgtgcatttctgGGAGTCCTCCTAAAGCACCATCAATAAAATGTTCAGCCAAGTGCTGCTCTGGTCCTTTTCACAGACAGTGGGATCAGGAATAGCAAGAAACCTTCCAGTGTGCAGTCCCAGCTGGCTGGAGTCGGAATGAGCAGCAGTTTGgggcagggaaaaaaggcaagagaagcCACTGcaattcttctgttttattaGCAAATGGGCAGTATCTGGACATCTAAAGGAAATCAGCCCTTTCCAACATCCACTCAAATGTCGTTGTCAATTCCTTGCACTGCTCCCACACATCTCTGTCTTTTGTACAGCCAGAACCTTTGGGTAAACaaagagcacagaaacacacaaaaaatacaaTATATATGCATCTTCCCCCCACCTAAATGGCCTTCGATTTTTGGAGATTAGCAACACTTTGTTCGTTTGACTTTGCAAGAAATATCAAAACATCTcgagttttaaaataaaaaaatactacacTATTCACAATATAAAacttaaatactttttttttttttttttaattaagggaCTGCTAAGAGCTGTTGAGTGATCACAGCTCTTCCAACAGaaactctgctgctgaagcacTGAGAAGTTAAGGTTCACAAAGCAACATTCATCTCATTCTGCACTGCTCCTGGTCAGAGTTCAGATCTTGCCATGCTCATGACAGTGCCACTGGAGACTTGTCCAGGTGTGGAAATAACTAAAAGGTACATGAGGTCCTCTCCTCTGCTATTCCTGCCCTGCTAATGTATTCCTGTGTTTTATTAAATAGTCATTGGATAAAGTGACCATGGGTCAGTCCCTCCCTGCAAGAGTTACACAAACAGGGCAGAAAAGGTAGTGAGAACCAAGGAGAAATTCAATCCACCCTTCCACAATCTCATCCAGGACAAAAGACATCATTAAATGTGCTTGAAAGGCAAGAGAATCAAATTTTGCCTGGGGAATCTGGATTCTGTGATGGAATCCAGGTTTggttatttcattttcacttcacCTTTCAAAGGAAGCAGAAACTGGGACAAACAACAGCTACAGGATTTATCTCTTTGGTAACATCTGTGAAAGAGTCTCTCAGCACTGGGTCCATTTCACATGAATGATAAAACCTGATAGGATCCTGCAGAAGTTTCGTAGGTTTGACCGGGAAAAGAACTTGCCCCAAATTAGACAGGGcctctgtgagggtgggaaaGACTGCACAGGAACTGGATCCCTCAGATCCTTGCTGCAGCCACACTGCAGTGCCTCAGTGAACGCAGCCCCCAGACAGACAAGCTGAATAAACCATCTCTCAGTACAGACAGAAGGTCGGGAGTGCATTTTAGGGTATTTCCTTAAGGCAGAAGTGGGTGACTGCTGGCTGAGGACACAGGCAGAGTTGGCAAACCCAAGCTGGACTGAGTGGCTGTAACATTTTTCTGCCAGTCCAGTGGCTCCATGGGTGAGTTTAAAGAGGGTTTGGATCCCATCGCTCCTGGTCAcacccagctgcagcctctctgtgACACAGAACTGTCTGTTGTGTAAAATCCTGCGCTTCTGTTCGGTTCCTTACAATTAAAGTTTCACTTTCAGAGTTGGTTTCCAGCTCTCCCCTCACACTGCAAGACTCAGCTGATACAGCAGGGgctgaagaggcagcagagaccCCACTGTTCCTTCCAGCTGAGGACATGGGTTCCTCACCTTTGAGGAAGAACAGCAAGATTTGTAGCGCCGCATTTCATATTTTACCCATTCTTCTCTGGAGGAACAGCGTACCCTGGTGACCTGCTCAGCAGAACAATAGGAAGTCCTGTTTATCTCTGAAACTTCCAAAACCATGATAATAATACAAGAGCACGGAACAAGAGGTCTGTCCATGAGCTAAAGCTGCCAGAAGCGCCGTTTCAGGGCTGAAATCTCCAGTACCCCCCTCAGAACCAGAAACCCACACTCCAGAAAGGATCCACTACAGACTCACACCACAGCTGCCACTAAAAAAGGTTGCATGGGGCAGGTGAGAAAGGTGCAGATTCCCTAAATTTCTGGGATGACAACCCACTGACTGCACACAGTCTCCCCAGGTGAAAGACTGTCAGTATTAAAGGCTGTGGTAATCTTGAAGTCCACCACAAAAGGGTTTTTCAGCTGAAGCCTGCAAAGGAATGGGAGAAGAATAAATTTTCTACCAAACCATCGATGGCATCCACTCCAAGTAATGCGTTTTTGGAAGTGCATTTGTCAGGTTATGGATCCAATTCcagaaagtaaaaaaggaaGGGATGAACAAATCAGTTAGAAACAACCTGAAAAACAACCATTCCTGGTTTTGTGGCTTGTCTGTTCTTCTGTCATTTGACTGCTTGCTGCTCTGCAAAGGGTTAAATTCTGATCCTCCTCAGTGACTGCATCCTTTCAGCTGAGACAAATGAACTCCCAGGCAATAGGGCCAGTGGGAAATACATATGTGCTGTGACAACAACATGCCTCCAAGCAGGAGGACAGCTCGAGGTCAGCTTTCACTTCCTCAGCCTTCTGcttctcttgctttcttctcaCTGCTGCTAAAATTGGTTCAAGGGCACTTGAGACTTTGGAGCAGAgaagatttttctccttgcGTCAAAACCCAAAAGGTTTCATATTTGCTAGGACCATTGAAAGTAGGATCAGAATGTGGACTGGAAGCTGGTGTAATCTGAGGATCTCTACAGGAGAGCTGAGAAAATAGAACAGTCCAGATTTCCTGCTTAAGGGCACAGCTCCATTTTGCCAGCAGCTGCAACAAAGAGCACACAGTTTATCATGCTTGAAAGCTGCACAAATACCCACCAGGGAAGAGAAATTACTCTCCTCTAAAATATACATTTGGGTTGGAGATTAAGACATGTGAGGACAGTTTTCTGGCTCCACCACAAATCACCGTTCCCTGTTTTACCTTTGGGAACAAAGAGTCAAGCTGGAATTTTACCTGGAGAAGGAATATTAGTCTGACCTAACAACTGAATTCTTTTTAAACCCTCATCTCTATTCAACTCTAGTACGACAGAGATTCCATGAATTCCAGATTGCTGTCCTGAAGCAACATAAGAAAAAGCTGCCCCTAAATGTCATTTCAAGTGATCATCTTCACCCCATCCGAGGGGTCTGGGGACAAGGGAAGACATCAAATCCAGGTGACAATAATACTCATCCCTCTGGActttttccagtgctttgcaCGGGAAAAGCCTCACCACATCCCTGTGAGGTAGGTCAGTATTATTACAGTCCCTTAATACAGCTGTGGAAAGTGAGGCAGAGAAGCTCCTCTCCTGAAGGCCACTGCAGGAGTCTCCCTCAGAGATGGAACAGGGAGACAAGAAGagaatttccctttctctccctatCTCCCCTCTTCCCCATACATACCTTCATGGAGAAATAAGCAGAGAAAGGGGCTACAGTGCCACAAATTTCTGACAAACAGCAGGACTCCTACAACTACTCCACGGACTCCAGACAGGATTATTAAACACACAAGTACCTCAGAACGAACGGCGACACCGCCGCGCGCACGACCCCGAAGCCATCACACGATACAAACCCAGCtcaataaataagtaaatacatgcagctgcagctgggactgTCCCCAGCTCAGGAAGGTCCCAGGTGGAGCAGGTGAAGCCACGTCACTCCTGCGCCTCCACGGCGACACCAACCAGCGCGTGCCTGATGGTGCGGCCGTGCAGTTTGTAGCCGTCCTGAGTGACCAGCGCCACTGTGCCTGGCTGCATGCCCTCGGCTGGCACGTGGCAGATGATCTCGTGGTCGTAGGGGTCGTACCTGCCACCCACAGGGTTCATCTTCTGCAGGCCATGCTTGGCAAAGACGCTCTGCAGCTTGGCCTCGATGAGAGAGAGGCCCTCGTAGATCTTCTTCAGGGTCGGGTTGGGATCgctgggctctgcctggccCGCGGCGCTCTCGGCTGTCTTCTCCAGGATGTCTGCTACCTCCACCAGGTCCCTGCAGAAACTCTGGATCCCTGAAGGAAGGAAGTGAAGGACAGTTTACAGAACATCCAGAGCTCCAGTAGCGAGGACAGACACAAAGTCACAGTGGTTTGAAGGCACCTTTAAAGCTGCTCATTGATTTGAACTTAATTTAGCGAGACCAGGTGGTGTCTCCTGGTTCCTGGAACCAAAGCTTCAGCACTAGGAGTCATCTAAAGACTCCCCAAACGAAGGAATATGCAGGAAATGCACATCTATACCAagaacatttatatttttggtCTTCCTGACAGAGCAGAGCATTAATGTGTCActccaaacagatttttgcaACTTGGATTTGTCATTCAGGACTCTGCTCCACACCCCCTGCTCCAGTCCCACTGACATAATTTTGTCGTAGGAATGCCATTCCACAGGGAACAAACACAATGGGGGGAAGCAAAAACAATGCATGGCTATTCAAAAGTACAAAATCCCCAATTTATTCATAGCTTAAAAGCACTGTGGAGGGACTGGACCAAAATGGGGCTTGGGTTGGTCATGAACAGCCAGGCAGTTTTTGTCATTAGAAAAACGGGGTTAGATTGGCTGCATTTCCACAAGTGGTTTCTTGCACAGTGCAgaaattccaggaaaagcagCGTCCCTCAGTTACACAAATATCATAACTCCCTGACTGGAATGACACATcagggaaacagagaaaatgaggCAATAGTCAGGTGCTGTCTCCAGCTTTACATGTGAACAGGCACAGAacaaaggaagaggaaggagatgcAACAAAGGAACAGACAGAAACCCAGCAATTACCACTCATTTCACGGAATCAGAGTCATTTAGGCTGCTcaagacctttaagatcatcaaggcagcactgccaaggccaccactaaaccgtgtCACCGAGTCTtttaaacatctccagggatggtgaccccacctcttccctgggcagcctgtgccagtgcttggcAACACTCTCAGTGAAGCCATTTCTCCTAAAagccaatctaaacctcccctggcacaacttgaggctgtttcctcttgtcttaCCCCTCATTAATTGGGAAAAGAGACCAACCCCACcttgctacagcctcctttcagatCTTCCTCTTATCTACAGATCTCACTCTGTAAGCAATTTCTAATAAAGAgctaattttttcttcatgtgtgaG
This window harbors:
- the GRPEL2 gene encoding grpE protein homolog 2, mitochondrial isoform X3; translation: MFIIKAKRFRARLYFRGSSCAFSTAAQQRSTGDECGPEDPSDEPKHSLSDCALEHKAIKLEEQVRDLTERYRKALADSENVRRRTQKFVEDAKLFGIQSFCRDLVEVADILEKTAESAAGQAEPSDPNPTLKKIYEGLSLIEAKLQSVFAKHGLQKMNPVGGSCWQNGAVPLSRKSGLFYFLSSPVEILRLHQLPVHILILLSMVLANMKPFGF
- the GRPEL2 gene encoding grpE protein homolog 2, mitochondrial isoform X1, producing the protein MAARSLRRLGALLPAGGKAGTGSLYFRGSSCAFSTAAQQRSTGDECGPEDPSDEPKHSLSDCALEHKAIKLEEQVRDLTERYRKALADSENVRRRTQKFVEDAKLFGIQSFCRDLVEVADILEKTAESAAGQAEPSDPNPTLKKIYEGLSLIEAKLQSVFAKHGLQKMNPVGGSCWQNGAVPLSRKSGLFYFLSSPVEILRLHQLPVHILILLSMVLANMKPFGF
- the GRPEL2 gene encoding grpE protein homolog 2, mitochondrial isoform X2; the protein is MAARSLRRLGALLPAGGKAGTGSLYFRGSSCAFSTAAQQRSTGDECGPEDPSDEPKHSLSDCALEHKAIKLEEQVRDLTERYRKALADSENVRRRTQKFVEDAKLFGIQSFCRDLVEVADILEKTAESAAGQAEPSDPNPTLKKIYEGLSLIEAKLQSVFAKHGLQKMNPVGGRYDPYDHEIICHVPAEGMQPGTVALVTQDGYKLHGRTIRHALVGVAVEAQE